One window of Brachybacterium ginsengisoli genomic DNA carries:
- a CDS encoding TSUP family transporter codes for MPLFDELLQLSALTLVLLIGAAFLAGWVDAVVGGGGLIQLPALLTALPSDAPTGTVLGTNKLASVAGTAVSSWTYLRRILPVGATVVPLVVCALIGSALGAALAGSVPKAWLSPIVLVALLAVGTYTLLKPSMGLEHAPRHSGRAQVLRAGAIGGAIGVYDGLLGPGTGSFFIIAMVAVLGYGFLEASVHAKLANLTTNIGALLVFGMQGDVWWVLGALMAVANVIGGYLGARLALRFGSRFVRVVFLVVTGALAVRLAIDSVALLT; via the coding sequence GTGCCCCTGTTCGACGAGCTCCTGCAGCTCTCCGCCCTCACCCTCGTGCTGCTCATCGGCGCGGCCTTCCTCGCGGGGTGGGTGGATGCCGTGGTGGGCGGCGGCGGTCTGATCCAGCTGCCGGCGCTGCTGACGGCCCTGCCCTCGGACGCCCCCACCGGCACGGTGCTCGGGACCAACAAGCTCGCCTCCGTGGCGGGGACGGCGGTCTCCTCCTGGACCTACCTGCGCAGGATCCTGCCGGTGGGCGCGACGGTGGTGCCGCTCGTGGTGTGCGCCCTGATCGGCAGCGCCCTCGGCGCCGCCCTGGCCGGCTCCGTGCCCAAGGCCTGGCTCTCCCCCATCGTGCTGGTGGCGCTGCTCGCCGTGGGGACGTACACCCTCCTGAAGCCCTCGATGGGCCTCGAGCACGCGCCGCGGCACAGCGGCCGCGCCCAGGTGCTGCGCGCGGGGGCGATCGGCGGCGCGATCGGTGTGTACGACGGACTCCTCGGCCCCGGCACCGGCAGCTTCTTCATCATCGCCATGGTGGCCGTGCTGGGGTACGGGTTCCTCGAGGCGAGCGTGCATGCCAAGCTCGCGAACCTCACCACCAACATCGGTGCGCTGCTGGTGTTCGGGATGCAGGGCGACGTGTGGTGGGTCCTCGGGGCGCTGATGGCGGTGGCGAACGTGATCGGCGGCTACCTCGGGGCGCGGCTCGCCCTGAGGTTCGGCTCGAGATTCGTCCGCGTGGTCTTCCTCGTCGTCACCGGCGCGCTCGCGGTGCGCCTCGCCATCGACTCGGTGGCGCTGCTCACGTGA
- a CDS encoding multidrug effflux MFS transporter: MAPAADDFPREDPRDHSSDEPLTSTGSVPAITGAIPTITGAIPVLEDPADHELAHLPDQDELRRSRGKVTAMVIIVLTTLSAIGPLATDMYIPAFPDVAAELGTTASRMQLTITAFFLGTASGQVVAGPLSDRMGRRVPLLIGITLCLLASIGCAVAPNVDALLVLRVLQGIGGGFGMVLGRAVLIDMTDGPELFRIMNIMQGVGGVAPIVAPLMGGIILLFGQWREVFVVISVMSLVSLLGVLFLIPESLPVSRRHSGGFRTFLRNCRTLLRRRIFVAYMLVNAFSAFALMAYVSASSFVVQEMLGFTSTEYSVSFAINSMGMMALSLLSARLTRTIHPRKLIRVGLIVVSLASFSLLIGSLFLDTPAWIVLPAFFFTVAPQGMIFGNGGALASDQAREFAGTGSAMLGLGFSFSASIAAPLVGIAGTHSSLPMAITMVVGCLISATFFVLAGRGSGGDTSRLPGAA; this comes from the coding sequence CCCTCGCGACCATTCCTCCGACGAACCGCTCACCTCCACCGGCTCCGTCCCCGCCATCACCGGTGCGATCCCCACGATCACCGGGGCGATCCCCGTCCTCGAGGATCCGGCGGACCACGAGCTCGCCCATCTGCCCGACCAGGACGAGCTGCGTCGCTCGCGCGGAAAGGTGACCGCGATGGTGATCATCGTGCTCACCACGCTCAGCGCGATCGGCCCGCTGGCGACCGACATGTACATCCCGGCGTTCCCCGACGTCGCCGCGGAGCTCGGCACCACCGCCTCCCGCATGCAGCTGACGATCACCGCGTTCTTCCTGGGGACGGCGAGCGGCCAGGTCGTCGCCGGTCCGCTCTCGGACCGGATGGGCCGACGGGTGCCGCTGCTGATCGGCATCACGCTGTGCCTGCTGGCCTCGATCGGCTGCGCGGTCGCGCCGAACGTCGACGCGCTGCTCGTGCTGCGTGTGCTGCAGGGGATCGGCGGCGGGTTCGGCATGGTGCTGGGCCGTGCCGTGCTCATCGACATGACCGACGGCCCCGAGCTGTTCCGCATCATGAACATCATGCAGGGCGTGGGCGGAGTCGCCCCGATCGTCGCCCCGCTGATGGGCGGGATCATCCTGCTCTTCGGCCAGTGGCGGGAGGTCTTCGTGGTGATCTCGGTGATGTCGCTGGTCTCGCTGCTGGGCGTGCTGTTCCTGATCCCGGAGTCCCTGCCCGTCTCACGGCGTCACTCCGGCGGGTTCCGCACCTTCCTGCGCAACTGCCGCACACTGCTGCGTCGGCGGATCTTCGTCGCGTACATGCTGGTCAACGCCTTCTCCGCCTTCGCGCTGATGGCCTACGTCTCCGCCTCGTCGTTCGTGGTCCAGGAGATGCTCGGCTTCACGTCCACGGAGTACTCGGTGAGCTTCGCGATCAACTCGATGGGCATGATGGCGCTGTCGCTGCTCTCGGCTCGGCTGACCCGCACCATCCACCCGCGCAAGCTCATCCGGGTGGGCCTGATCGTGGTGTCGCTGGCGAGCTTCTCGCTGCTGATCGGGAGCCTGTTCCTGGACACCCCGGCGTGGATCGTGCTGCCGGCGTTCTTCTTCACCGTCGCGCCGCAGGGCATGATCTTCGGCAACGGCGGAGCGCTCGCCTCGGATCAGGCGCGCGAGTTCGCCGGCACCGGCTCGGCGATGCTCGGGCTGGGCTTCTCGTTCTCCGCCTCGATCGCCGCACCGCTGGTGGGCATCGCGGGCACGCACTCCTCGCTGCCGATGGCGATCACGATGGTGGTGGGCTGCCTCATCTCGGCGACCTTCTTCGTGCTCGCGGGCCGGGGGAGCGGCGGCGACACCTCGCGCCTGCCCGGCGCGGCCTGA
- a CDS encoding transglutaminase domain-containing protein: MAMMLSMPPVPADWARHTPYSDPGSQAALLDVLEPTDRGTGAVVRNLIGHYRAEADQLSPQTQDEVNLRWVAEMLGRDQDRHGAAALTDPRPLASRLQGCCRDHTLLAVSILRQHGFPARSRVGFASYFVPGWHHDHVIVELHDGDRWRRVDPEVAPDSGMLPDPLDIPAGPDSPFLTAAEAFRAVRAGELDPESFGVAPGHPLHGEGFVLAELFWELAHRYGDELLLWDDWGAIPGPEEEMDAALLALLDEVAALLIAADAGDTDAETRLHSLYTSDDRLHPGETVRSFSPVGDGMAEVDLRR, translated from the coding sequence ATGGCGATGATGCTCTCGATGCCGCCCGTCCCTGCCGACTGGGCGCGGCACACCCCGTACAGCGATCCCGGATCGCAGGCAGCGCTGCTGGACGTGCTGGAGCCGACGGACCGGGGGACCGGCGCCGTGGTGCGCAACCTCATCGGCCACTACCGGGCCGAAGCGGATCAGCTCTCGCCGCAGACCCAGGACGAGGTGAACCTGCGCTGGGTCGCGGAGATGCTGGGCCGCGACCAGGACCGGCACGGCGCCGCGGCTCTGACGGACCCTCGCCCGCTCGCCTCCCGCCTGCAGGGATGCTGCCGCGACCACACCCTGCTGGCCGTCTCGATCCTGCGCCAGCACGGTTTTCCGGCGCGCAGCCGGGTCGGCTTCGCGAGCTATTTCGTCCCGGGCTGGCACCACGACCATGTGATCGTCGAGCTGCACGACGGGGACCGGTGGCGGCGCGTCGACCCCGAGGTCGCCCCCGACAGCGGGATGCTCCCGGATCCCCTGGACATCCCGGCGGGCCCGGATTCGCCGTTCCTCACCGCGGCCGAGGCCTTCCGGGCGGTGCGGGCGGGGGAGCTGGACCCCGAGAGCTTCGGCGTCGCGCCGGGCCATCCCCTGCACGGCGAGGGGTTCGTGCTCGCCGAGCTCTTCTGGGAGCTCGCCCACCGCTATGGGGACGAGCTGCTGCTGTGGGACGACTGGGGCGCGATCCCCGGGCCCGAGGAGGAGATGGACGCCGCGCTGCTCGCGCTTCTCGACGAGGTCGCCGCACTCCTGATCGCGGCCGACGCGGGGGACACCGACGCCGAGACGAGGCTGCACTCCCTCTACACCTCCGATGACCGGCTGCACCCGGGAGAGACGGTGCGGAGCTTCTCGCCCGTCGGGGACGGCATGGCCGAGGTGGATCTGCGCCGGTGA
- a CDS encoding DinB family protein: MEPDENSRPDVDLAAIDLRGALLRGRDLRGLEIRDSQVDGLRIADSIGDEVSVSGALGRVIVDDVDVTDHVRAVLDERLPERRMAREASTPDEIRATWAALQDRWDSVLTAVRDSPTDIANLQVRGEWSVVQTLRHLRFAADAWIGTAVLEESAPHHPWGLPADGTTEEVVSALGLDLDATPDLDQVLEMRDERRAAVEELLQGLDEQELDRRCAGTPGPGYPVREYRVRRCLRVLLTEEAEHLRYTLRDLAAV; this comes from the coding sequence ATGGAACCTGATGAGAACTCCCGCCCGGACGTCGATCTCGCCGCGATCGACCTGCGCGGCGCGCTGCTGCGCGGCCGCGATCTGCGCGGCCTGGAGATCCGTGACAGCCAGGTCGACGGACTGCGCATCGCCGACAGTATCGGCGACGAGGTCTCCGTCAGCGGCGCGCTGGGCCGCGTGATCGTCGACGACGTCGACGTCACCGACCATGTGCGTGCCGTGCTCGACGAGCGACTGCCGGAACGACGGATGGCCCGTGAGGCCTCGACGCCGGACGAGATCCGAGCCACCTGGGCGGCTCTCCAGGATCGCTGGGACAGCGTGCTCACCGCGGTGCGCGACTCCCCCACAGATATTGCGAACCTGCAGGTCAGAGGCGAATGGTCGGTCGTCCAGACGCTCCGTCACCTGCGGTTCGCCGCCGACGCCTGGATCGGCACGGCCGTGCTCGAGGAGTCCGCACCGCACCATCCCTGGGGGCTGCCGGCCGACGGCACCACCGAGGAGGTGGTGAGCGCCCTGGGCCTCGACCTCGACGCGACGCCGGACCTCGACCAGGTGCTCGAGATGCGCGACGAGCGCCGAGCCGCCGTCGAGGAGCTCCTCCAGGGCCTCGACGAGCAGGAGCTCGACCGCCGATGCGCCGGAACCCCCGGGCCGGGATATCCGGTCCGGGAGTATCGGGTGCGCCGCTGCCTGCGGGTGCTGCTCACCGAGGAGGCCGAGCACCTGCGCTACACCCTGCGCGACCTCGCCGCGGTCTGA
- a CDS encoding PAC2 family protein, which yields MDPTTLFSYERHVDSRSLQGRTLLVTLGAYSDAGESQQLIDDQLLNSLSSRVVGRLDMDQVYDYAGHRPEVTLQLDHFSDYERPEILLHEVTALDGETFFLLSGPEPSFQWERVAGALQIVVEQLGIERTLLLQSFPAPVPHTRELPVTRFAGDPESIVVRRTMPGTFRLRAPFTALLTLRLAEAGHDVVGLTVHVPQYLHEMSYPDAAIALLGAITEEQGPQLPTDSLEAQAGPVREAVAAQIDAQPALQEMVSGLETRFDRMITSGAGAEVPTAEAIAAEVEQYLASFDQEDGEGPAA from the coding sequence ATGGATCCGACGACCCTGTTCAGCTACGAGCGCCATGTCGACTCGCGCTCCCTGCAGGGCCGGACCCTGCTCGTCACCCTCGGCGCGTACAGCGACGCGGGCGAGTCCCAGCAGCTCATCGACGACCAGCTCCTGAACTCGCTCTCGAGCCGCGTCGTCGGCCGCCTGGACATGGACCAGGTCTATGACTACGCCGGGCACCGCCCCGAGGTCACCCTCCAGCTCGACCACTTCTCCGACTACGAGCGTCCCGAGATCCTCCTGCACGAGGTCACGGCGCTGGACGGCGAGACCTTCTTCCTGCTCAGCGGTCCTGAGCCCTCCTTCCAGTGGGAGCGGGTCGCCGGCGCCCTCCAGATCGTGGTCGAGCAGCTCGGGATCGAGCGGACCCTGCTGCTGCAGAGCTTCCCGGCGCCGGTCCCCCACACTCGCGAGCTGCCCGTGACCCGCTTCGCCGGGGACCCGGAGTCGATCGTCGTGCGCCGCACGATGCCGGGGACGTTCCGCCTGCGTGCACCGTTCACGGCGCTGCTCACCCTGCGGCTCGCCGAGGCCGGGCACGACGTCGTGGGCCTGACCGTGCACGTCCCCCAGTACCTGCACGAGATGTCCTACCCCGATGCCGCGATCGCCCTGCTCGGCGCGATCACCGAGGAACAGGGCCCGCAGCTGCCCACCGACTCGCTCGAGGCCCAGGCAGGGCCCGTGCGCGAGGCGGTCGCCGCCCAGATCGACGCCCAGCCGGCGCTCCAGGAGATGGTCAGCGGGCTCGAGACGCGCTTCGACCGCATGATCACCTCCGGGGCCGGGGCCGAGGTGCCCACCGCCGAGGCGATCGCCGCCGAGGTCGAGCAGTACCTCGCGAGCTTCGACCAGGAGGATGGAGAGGGCCCGGCCGCCTGA
- a CDS encoding maltokinase N-terminal cap-like domain-containing protein — protein sequence MAIIHRAELSPSKPEILQELLSSRSWGESGELEVIGAYRFDDPEGEVGIECHVVRVGETIYHLPLTYRGTPLEGAEESLVGTMQHSVLGERHIYDGLGDELALDCFRRALEGEQEQAELQIVDAEGAVVEIRPQSVILRREVDVEASEVEDALDSADEDVTFIVARTLGDLDGAVRLVASWDGGEGVVAAL from the coding sequence ATGGCGATCATCCACCGTGCCGAGCTCAGCCCGTCCAAGCCCGAGATCCTGCAGGAGCTGCTGTCCTCGCGGTCCTGGGGAGAATCCGGTGAGCTCGAGGTCATCGGCGCGTACCGCTTCGACGACCCCGAGGGCGAGGTCGGCATCGAGTGCCACGTGGTGCGCGTGGGCGAGACGATCTACCACCTGCCGCTGACCTACCGCGGCACGCCGCTCGAAGGGGCCGAGGAGTCGCTGGTGGGCACGATGCAGCATTCGGTGCTGGGGGAGCGCCACATCTATGACGGTCTCGGTGACGAGCTCGCGCTGGACTGCTTCCGCCGGGCGCTCGAGGGCGAGCAGGAGCAGGCGGAGCTCCAGATCGTCGACGCGGAGGGCGCCGTGGTGGAGATCCGTCCGCAGAGCGTGATCCTGCGACGTGAGGTCGACGTCGAGGCGTCCGAGGTCGAGGATGCGCTCGACAGCGCCGACGAGGACGTCACGTTCATCGTGGCGCGGACGCTCGGTGATCTCGACGGCGCGGTGCGTCTCGTGGCGAGCTGGGACGGCGGCGAGGGAGTGGTCGCGGCGCTCTGA